aaataaatgctgATGTGCCGCAAGGAAGCATTCTTGGTCCGCTCTTATACCTTTTATACACCAGAGACTTGCCGATACCCTCGAATAGCTTGATCGCCACTTTCGCCGACGACACTGCCATCCTAGCAATTGGAAAAAGTGCTGAAGAAGCTGCAACCAAACTTCAAATTGCAACAAACGCTATTGAAGAATGGACGAAGACTTGGCgcataaaattgaacaatacCAAGTCAATACATGTAAACTtcaccaacaaaaaagtgaatcatTATCCAATAATGCTGCTAGGTGCCGCAATACCACATGCAAACACTGCAAAATACCTTGGCATGACGCTTGATGCTAAGCTTCGATGGAAGGAGCATATAAAACTTAAACGGCATGAAATCCATCTGAAggtaatacaaattaaatggcTAATTGGACGAAGATCAAAGCTatccatatataacaaaatagcgatatataaacaaattataaaaccagTGTGGTCCTATGGCGCGCAATTATGGGGTTGCGCCagtcaaagtaatataaatatacttcaacgactccagaataaaatcctTCGAGATATTCTCAACGCACCTTGGTTCGTTCGCAATAAGgatattcatcgtgacctcaatatccctacggtcgctgaagaaattaaaaaacaagcagaagcccactcCCATAGGCTTCAAAGACACGTGAACGAGGAAGCTAGCAATCTGCTCAACACCTCAGGCCTAACTCGACGACTGCATCGAATTAAACCACATGATCTGGCATGATGGCTGTTAACTTAAGGAAGGGACTATGAAAATctcttcacaaaattttatttatgttaccaAAATTGTACTGCTCGTTAGTTTATCTGTAACTAGTTGCAGTGCCAACAAACattgttatgtattttatattgtatctatgtttgtaataaaaaaaaaaaaaaataataataatatttaacaattaaataatattctcctTTGGCATAAATAAGTCTCTACAAATAAGCGATAACCAATGcaacatatgtatttaaacTGTTAGAATCGGGATTTATGCATACAAGTTAaatgaaacacttttaattttcatttttattctcaCTTTATTCACACTTCACTTCACTTACACTTACACTGTCACTTACACTGTGACTTACACTGTCTAATTATCATAAAAACTAATGCGCACGATTCGTTTCGGCAAAATGCGAAACGTCGGCATACagaaaaagtacttaagcaaggTGTGGGATAGTCACAGCGGCAATAACCAAAAGTGACTTGGTCGATGCTGACGGCCAGCCATCGCCGTAcaaacgtacatatatgtatgtacatatgtatcacaCACATGTATGTTTGTCGACTCGAACACCATGCCAGTACCGCTGTGTTAACTCCTCCCCCTCTTAAGCTCGGAACGTCCCTGATCCGacagatttaatttaaaatatatattaattcaatttgttttatacAGGGTTgaccatattaaactgacccattgagtaaccctataactttttacggtaatttgaaatctaaggtttacgtcaacaagccaaagacactaggcgcacttaaggccaatatccgacgggaaatagccgccatatcagccgagacgctggccaaaactatggaaaacgccgaaaaacgggcacattacgctatacgagctaagggcgaccacttgcgcgatatcatattcaaaaagtgatgtaaacgaatctccttgaactaaattaaatgtttttcacaatgaaacacaaaaaaatgtttctttttccatatttttttaataatcacatgggtcagtttaagatggccaaccctgtatatgtacgtatgtactttCAATTTTGTAaggagttttttttctttgttttgtttttttatagaaatttgatttgaatatttatgtaatGCGAATTCATATGTGGGTATGTTTACTATCATTATTTTCCttactaatatatttataagtttcTGTAAGTTTGTTTGATACTGCtgatacaatatatatgtatttgttttaagcAATTTATTGCTTCGTGAGattcttattttataaaatatagcctatacattatatgtatttgattagggcaaagtttatatttaaatttataagtttttgtataGTTTGTTTGATACTGCtgatacaatatatatgtatttgttttaagcAATTTATTGCTTCGTGAGattcttattttataaaatactagcggaccctctgcctgcttcgctaggcatatcaaaattagaaatgaataatgaacactcgatttaaattCATTCTATgagtatttattctttttttacaatataaaatgaatgttaatttttaacttaaactaacgcaaagccttttcataaactacattttttgttttgccctgagttgtggtataaataaacagaactgatggctttcctacacgtgaacatgatacatataattgtccgtgggagaagcatggatattctaagtcaattccgcataattccagcgattgtccttgtgctttgtttattgtcattgcaaatgcaagacgtattggaaattgcaatcttttgaagtcaaaagctaaatctggtggaaTCAGCGGAATACGCGGAATgaatacgtcttcacctttgaattttccttttaaaattgttgcttcaataagattattCATGACCTTTTTGACTGCTAATCTTGTTCCGTTACACAATCGTGGCTGATTTAAAtttctaagtaaaataattggtgcaccaactttcaattgtaagcgatgagccggcagtccaggtaaatccaaggaatttaaaaattctgttggataatttacagcgtcatcttgatttataactgtatcaattgatttaaatgttacaatctcaccaggcacatcatttaaaatattcgcattcaattgaccaacatccttatttttcgcagccagtattgctctttcagctaaccatttgtgattttgataattttgcgcaatatttggaaaaacacttgaaactaattcttgttttgtgtgtgcgaaattacaaaaattatctggcaaagtGATTAACCCAGTAGCAGCATCAACaggaatttgtccatttcctatcttcagaagttgtcttgaaaattcgtcagctgatgcataattttgcaaataaactcgcagatttgttttcaaagtcaaagtttttacgtgcctccataaatgggatgtctttaaacatgcttttaattcatctgctggtgttgaacggggaattactggcaaagtttgacgaaaatcaccagacaataatattaaaagttctatccaatgcttccactgattttttatgtgccattgtACATTCATCCCACACAATTAATTTGCATTCTTGCAAAATTCTTCCCATTcccgaattttttgaaatgttacaTGTtggattttcattaatttgcatatttaatggtaatttAAGTGCGGAATGCGCTGTACGGCCACCATCTAATAATGTAGCAGCTATTCCAGACGATGCAAGCGCTAATGCTATATGGTTTTGTGATCTTACAGTCGCTAATAATAACGAAATCAAAAACGTTTTACCGGTCCCACCTGGCGTATCTAAAAAAAACATTCCTCCACTGTTGTTTTGTATAGCTTGCATTATAGTGTCATATGCATGTTTTTGTTCTATATTCAATTTCGGCAGattcaaatttataaatgtgTTAAGATCATTTATATCGTATTGTTGTTCACGTTGTATATCTTGATTAAATACGCCATGCATTGCTCGATTAGGAGGTGGTAAACCTAATTGTGacaataatttatttgcaaCTGCTAAGCACATATCTTCAATAATAATCAATGCCTCGTTATACATTTCCAGTGTAATGAGTAATTCCTGATTTGCAGAAATACGACGCATTCTATTCAAGATATCTTCGGTCATATAATCACGATAACTTTGCCACAGTTGCAATGGATCAGATGGAAAACATGTTGcaacaataattgaaaataatgtccGTATTTGATGCGGTGTACCTGTTGCGGATGCATCTGCAAGTGTTGCATCCCAATGATTATCATCTTCAAGTAGATGCAATTCTTCACATGCTCGCCGGTAAGTTTGACAGAGGCGCCCATTAactcttttcaaattcaaaaaagacGTTGGTCCACGAACATTAATTAATAAAAGACGCAAATAAAAACATTCAGCCTGGCTAGGATGCACTGTATAAAGTCGTCCTATGGCGTCACTTTCAAAAACACCAGGATAACCATCAACAGGTTTTCCTCTTTTACGTCTTTCCCATGTCTTTGAACTTACATTCCATGTGTAATATGTTGGTACTTGTGAATAAAGCAGTGTTTTAGCAAATTGATCTCTttcacataatttaaaaaaagaaattaatgtgGTTGATGGCGGGCGCTCTGCAATTGCCTGAGCATTATCAACAGTAAAATACACACGCTGTCCATTTTCCAAATGAACTGCtaaatgaataacagctggacTACGGTCATGAATGGGGAAAGACAAAATTCGCCAAACAGCTTCGTTACTACTAATGTACCTGCCCATTTGGTATTGAGTTATTTCATCATTTCGGTTCTCTGCAACTCCAAAAACAGCCATGTCACTGCCTTTGTTAATATACTTGCAAATGTATTTAATCGATTTGACCGAATTACAATATTCTACATTGATATGAGCTTTGTACGCTTTCGATAGCAATGGCGAATAGGGAACTACCCATCTATTAtcaatttcaaaatcttgacgatTCACTTGTAAAGTTATTGATTTGCCGTTATCCAGGGTTGAACGTCGACGATATAGAGGgtatccatcatttccagtaATTGTTTCAGAAATGAGTGCTCTTGGGTATCGTTTCGTACATTTGCCATCTTGCATACATGGTGAATTGACATTTATCACACCACATGGGCCATGTATCATATTTTTAGTGACAACATCAAATAAATCTGGATCAATTGTCTGATCCGGAATCTCAGCTGAGATTACGTCATCTATTTGATCACTTGTAATTTTGTCCACTAACCATATTAAAATATGCGCGTGTGGCAAACCTCTCTTTTGCCACTCGACAGAGTACATCCAGCATCTAACTTCTCCGTAAACTTTATATTTGACAATAAAATCCATAAGTGACTTGAGTTTTTGTCGAAATATTCTTGCAGTGATATCATGGCGATCAGTAGAAGATTGTCCGGgatacaaatatttcataacTTCTTCCCATTTTGGATTGCACGTGaatgttataaataaatcaGGCCGACCATAACAACGAACATAACATATGGCATCTTGTGCGTACTCATGCATATGACGGGGGCTCCCTGTATAGGTCGATGGTAAAATTACCATTTGTCCAATATTGTTTACATTTCTGTCATTATTGATCGCATCTCTGAGATGGATATACTCTTCTGAGCGCAACTTCCTTTGATTAAATCGAATGAAATTCaaacgttctgtttctatctttgcatacatatctacgatATATTGATGAAATAGTTTTCGAGCTTTCAAAATATGATTTTCCTGGTTTTGTCGTATCATGATTCTATATGCATAATAGTTCATGGCGCTTACGTTTTTATTTACTTGACGTtctgaaaaaaaagcaaagaaatataatgatAAAACATGACacagaaaattattgaaaatcatcattaatCCAAAAACTCACGTGGATTTGCTGGATCAACCATTTTTATATTGACAGAGTATCCATCTTCGCCTcgacaaaataaaattggatattGTAGTGCGTCGTAACTGCGATGCGTTTCGCATACACGTTGTAATTGATTATTTCTTCGGCGCAATACAATATCACGTGATTGAAACTCTTCACCAACAATCACAATAGCAATTTCATTATTAAGCGGTGCATTAAATCTTCGTTCGTGTTCACCGATCGGTCTTCTTTCAGCTCTAATCACAATTTTATGATCATCAGATTGCATTTGATCAAGTGCTGTCTTAAACGTAGTAACCAATTCGTtatgttcatgaaatattgctTGCAATTCTTCAATTATCAATCTTCTGGCACTTTTAAAAAATGCACAACGTGTATCGACTTCATTTTGATTATTGCcaaggaaataaatttgcaaaaattgatagTTAGCATCTGGGAATGGCAGCAAGGAACCGATTTTGTGGTAAATTTGCCCTTGTATCTGTAATGTAGAGCCAAAATATTCAGATGATAGATTgtctatttcaaaattttcatttgaaatgctTGATGCCGAAATTACCTTGAAGGTCGGCATAAAATTATCTCTTATTATATTCGTCGCGCCAAAAGAcgtcatttgaaaacatgaattgTACATTTGAATGTGatccaaaaaatgttttgattgaGGTGTTGAGCCAGAAAGCAGTGAAGCTAATGGTTCTGGTGGATATTGTAATTCTGGTAGTCGTACTTTCCCAGAAGTACAACACATTCCAGGAGGTTCAGTTTTAAATTTCACTGCATTACAATATTGACATATTTTGTCCATTGCGCCAATAACCACAAATTTATGCAAACTATAATCAATGGCATTGTTATATTGAAATCCAGCACCGTTCAAATCAATATTAACATTCATTCGTGCTGCTTGTTGTCGTCTTTGTGcattttcattaacatttctTGCTGCACGATGCGCTTGCATTCTTAATCTATCTTGCTCATTATGTTGTATACGTTCTTCAGGTGAATGTCCTGAACGTGATCTGCCCATACGTTCcctttgattttgattttgaatttctcgctcttcttgtgattgattttgcctttcatttgatCTATTTTGCGTTCTACGCGACCGACGACCAATATCATTTCTTCGCGGACGTGGCATTTCTAAACTAAAGCGATGAAAatataagtaatataattttcttttttctattattgaaattaaatttctaattcttttggccgcataagttgatttcaaataagttaaaacaaaataattgaaaagtaatgaatttaatcaaaaaaatatgaaacacttacaatgtgcattacaatcgctaacaacaacaacaaaaccaccgtttttttattttcactgattattaaaattttacgcacaatatattttatttttatacattttttcccaaaaaaaacaacaatgaaaagcacactttaaaattgttgacCACTTACCAAATGGTTTTGACACAGCTGGTTATGTTGACCCCAGTctttagaaatcataaaaaaaagtttcaaattttagagaaatttcTTCAAGAAAAACTAATACAAACATTTACTTGAATAAGTGAACACCAAAAGTATACTAAAATGACTATTTAAGGCGTTgtttgataaaatttataatattgctCAAAATCCTCTGCGCGCTGTCGCTGTCTTTTTGTTTCTGTGTCGCATCGCGGTGAATTCAcgtttttaaggaaaattgaagaaagtacaTATGTTgctcatatttgctattttaattgttaaatgaaaatgtgtttcaggtactttttaatgttgcaactactcttcggctttgaaactgcttacactcacaaaataatccaactcttttaaacacacatacatatataaatatttattttgggttttcCACTCGTTAAAGCAgcacataaggttgcattatttaattattacctaatataatacaaacttgttctcttttaacaatgataatattacaTGTGAAATCaggtaaatatgcatttttgtattatatcctgagcatttgtcttcagcgctataccaatgctcgaacacttggagcatgaaatttGCAGAAGTACCTATTGTAGCAGAAATCCCTGAGAGCGCTATTTTAGTTATAcctgcttttaggcatttatcccgtaaacgtacgtttgcccatataaaattgtctacctaaatgcatgaaaaaagtgttagaataactttttcgagtaattatatagtatatgtacatacaggaggatttattttttacattttgctcgtcggctttcgcgttttcttttcttggttttagactttcacCACAAAACAATTACGCAAACCTGATTTTAATACTCTagctaccatcaaattaacacattttattttttaaaagaacatttatggcgactgtcgatccatattgatggatttcaaaaaatgtatggattcaaccgctgaataatttcgtatattttaaatccatctaaacttttacatttgcgcatttatatatgtatttaatatttaatttaagtaaacgtttcaatatttgtccaaaaattttgaacttcgaaaaatacaggcttatggttattaatggaatcaaatatatttaacgaatttttattttatctaaatcatagaacgttcaaatgaagctcacaatatttttccagtttaaaaaaaagcaatgtgctttgatgccgtgtcacgcatgcataaaaaggaaagaaaagagaggacaactattgcgttacgaataatacagtcgcatACATCACTCAACAtcgaaacaatgttattcatgtctgtgtatattctaCTCATTTGCGTGTACTCTCTTTCCGTATACGTAATGTCCGTATAAGgcaaacacgcaaatattgtatttttcacactcaCACAACacacgcatacttttaccgatttctttaaaacttcacataaaccatctatggaccaataccaatgatctgtgaaagtttgattgaaatcggttaatgcgtttaggcgtgaatcggcgactaacgaacacaaaaaaacgtctccatttttatatataagatagcCTATACATTGTATTTGATTAGggcaaagtttatttttatatttataagtttttgtataGTTTGTTTGATACTGCtgatacaatatatatgtatttgttttaaccctccgatgttcatatgggtctggccagacccattcgatctttaaatgtatgtagatcttttatttttaatatctgaggcttcttagtccatgacttcctaaaatgtaatgtgctaaacacaatgaagtagcaaaattaagatttttgctatatttgttgtaaaaataataattttaaactaatttcgttaattaagctcacatgggtctgtgcagacccatataagTAAATTGGTTAACTgttaggtgtaaacaactaaactgttagcggaggcagcggcagagataattttttagttgacatttgaaaattaaagtgaacacgtgttttttaattagtgggaagtgtttttttaaataaaatggaacaagtaaataagtgcagcaaatgtgagtccggaagaacatcagcgacttcaggcacaaattgaagaaattatgtgACAGGAGTCtgatccatttgaaacaagtggcgacgtagaagatgatgaatattttccagatgaagatgacttcggtgaagcatcagatatagaacaggaaatTGAGTTAGAAgctgttctggatgaaaaccatgatgatattgaggatttgtatagagaaaccttcgcccttcaggcttcaaccacaatggaatcatgcagcacatctattacccagggccttatatacaggtcaaaagatggtaagatgtggaattcaaGTCCTCTaccacctggaaggcctcgttgtcacaatgttacacattttactcgtaaagggccactacgaggagcgtcaccgagtcataaagctcttttcaagctattgctgtctcctgaaatcgtaagtatcattgtgcgggaaaccaacagaaaagctgttgaagcgtttcgtctatggaatgaaaagcatcccagtaataaacagcgttcttgggtaatgactaacgaagacgaaatgtatgcttcttttgggatgctacttattgctggtgtattccactcgaattctcagccagcgaaagaattgtgggccagttacaatatgccaatttaaagggccactatgtcattgaatcggttcaagagcttaactactttcatccgtttcgataacagtggtactcgtgctgagaggttgaagcaaagcaaatatgctgccctggacgatgtatggctcatgctgatggccaatttagagaaagcatacactccggattgtcatgtaaccgtcgatgaacagttatttccatatcgtgggcgcactcgattctcccaatatattccgagtaagccggcaaaatatggcatgaaagtgtggtggatttgtgactctgtttcaaactaccctttgaaaggtaccggaatcttgtccatcgacatcagatgcagcacagcaacaatcatatgctcaagttgcttcaacacg
The sequence above is drawn from the Anastrepha obliqua isolate idAnaObli1 chromosome 4, idAnaObli1_1.0, whole genome shotgun sequence genome and encodes:
- the LOC129246275 gene encoding uncharacterized protein LOC129246275; protein product: MQAHRAARNVNENAQRRQQAARMNVNIDLNGAGFQYNNAIDYSLHKFVVIGAMDKICQYCNAVKFKTEPPGMCCTSGKVRLPELQYPPEPLASLLSGSTPQSKHFLDHIQMYNSCFQMTSFGATNIIRDNFMPTFKIQGQIYHKIGSLLPFPDANYQFLQIYFLGNNQNEVDTRCAFFKSARRLIIEELQAIFHEHNELVTTFKTALDQMQSDDHKIVIRAERRPIGEHERRFNAPLNNEIAIVIVGEEFQSRDIVLRRRNNQLQRVCETHRSYDALQYPILFCRGEDGYSVNIKMVDPANPREFLD